A region of Natribaculum luteum DNA encodes the following proteins:
- a CDS encoding PGF-CTERM-anchored ABC transporter substrate-binding protein, producing MRKLLIVLLATLVATGAVTPLAAADNAAAAQAESDCEYPLTLTDATGEEITLEEPPERIVTLGASDAQTAFEIGAGDAVVGMPLTAPTEDLQTGERTDVTAADGFEIDTEAVVELEPDVVLAANIIDTDTVDQLRELGLTVYYFPEAESIDDIRDNVAVTGQLTGECAGAQETVDWMDQRLDLLESAVDDDDRSLAYYPMGGGYTAGTGTFQHEIMLTAGLENVAATAEIDGWGIISEEVVVEEDPEWIVYGDSFDEPQVSEAVHETTAYQEENFAAVDNNDFSQPGPNVVFAAEQLLETAHPEAYESISDDLAELDSEYEDTDSTTDGADEGGEENESENGSDEEGTESDENDALPGFGVPVAAAAVLATLGLLARRR from the coding sequence ATGCGAAAGTTACTGATCGTTTTGCTCGCTACGCTGGTTGCGACCGGGGCCGTCACACCGCTGGCTGCCGCCGATAACGCGGCCGCCGCGCAAGCAGAAAGCGACTGCGAGTACCCACTGACCCTGACCGACGCGACCGGCGAGGAGATAACGCTCGAGGAACCACCCGAACGGATCGTCACACTGGGAGCGAGCGACGCCCAGACGGCCTTCGAAATCGGTGCCGGCGACGCCGTCGTCGGGATGCCGCTAACCGCCCCGACCGAAGACCTCCAGACCGGCGAGCGGACCGACGTCACGGCCGCTGACGGCTTCGAAATCGACACAGAGGCCGTCGTCGAACTCGAGCCCGACGTCGTTCTCGCGGCGAACATCATCGACACCGATACCGTCGACCAACTCCGCGAGCTCGGTCTGACGGTCTACTACTTCCCCGAAGCCGAATCGATCGACGACATCCGCGACAATGTGGCCGTCACCGGCCAGCTGACCGGCGAATGTGCCGGTGCCCAGGAGACCGTCGACTGGATGGATCAGCGACTCGACCTGCTCGAGTCCGCAGTCGACGACGACGATCGTTCGCTCGCGTATTACCCGATGGGTGGTGGCTACACGGCCGGAACCGGCACCTTCCAACACGAGATCATGCTGACTGCTGGCCTCGAGAACGTCGCCGCGACCGCCGAAATCGACGGGTGGGGTATCATCAGCGAGGAAGTCGTCGTCGAAGAAGATCCCGAGTGGATCGTCTACGGCGACAGCTTCGACGAGCCGCAGGTATCGGAGGCCGTCCACGAGACGACGGCCTACCAGGAGGAGAACTTCGCCGCCGTGGACAACAACGACTTCAGTCAGCCCGGCCCGAACGTCGTCTTCGCGGCCGAACAGCTCCTCGAGACGGCTCACCCGGAGGCGTACGAGTCGATCAGCGACGACCTCGCGGAACTCGATTCCGAGTACGAGGATACCGATTCGACCACCGACGGAGCTGACGAAGGTGGTGAGGAGAACGAAAGCGAAAACGGGAGCGACGAGGAGGGGACAGAAAGCGACGAGAACGATGCGCTCCCCGGCTTCGGCGTCCCGGTCGCCGCCGCCGCGGTGCTCGCGACCCTGGGACTGCTGGCCCGGCGTCGGTAA
- a CDS encoding penicillin acylase family protein gives MTDDTTRRAVLAGALAAGVGGLSLSSARDLLESFAPLSGTAWDAADRELSETVESPYGAATIRIDGDGVPHVGADDEAAAYFAVGYVQAFDRLFQLDLQRRVMRGELSAVVGSATLQSDEFHVAMDFASAAEATWDVASETSVGPLVEAYADGVDAAIEREQLPLEFELLGYEPEPWTPVDTMLMEKQISWTLTGNFGELRRALVADRLGDDTVGELYPDRMDHDVPILRDAGAGDGPPDRDGSRRTAVDPALTGWLSQFESPPGIGSNSWVVAGEYTSSGTPIVANDPHLSLSTPPVWYEQHVETAETAVRGVTFPGVPFVIIGANERGAWGFTNVGADVLDCYTYEIDADGERYRYRGEWREFETETCEIVVAGGENRTTTVRKSVHGPVIEREGQTIGVAWTGLTATRTTEAIHEYGRSDGLEDVLEATRQFDLPTQNLVYADADGRTLYYATGKLPIRTVDGDPVSGDRLFDGSAGEGEWDGFTPYGESSWEGFVPFEEKPHAIDPDYVATANQRVVDDPDHYVGVDYAPPYRGTRIYDVLDERARSGEPMDPDFHRDLQRDVRDERAVRLVPELLEAVAADPETSEDLADAVDALEAWDYRMDRASRGALVFARWMAHFRRAILEPTFEEADLDESYYPNDWVLATLPADSRFFADCSREETMVAALREATAEIDDEDWERYGDWNTTGAIAHPLGGEAPFLDYDEVPADGSSATVDNYRVADAVGSSWRMVVQPGEDASAILPGGNSGDYFSPHYDDQFRRWVDGEYRSMDRTLEGDVAVRFAEGSR, from the coding sequence ATGACAGACGACACCACGAGGCGTGCCGTTCTCGCTGGCGCACTCGCGGCGGGCGTCGGCGGGCTCTCGTTGTCGTCGGCTCGCGACCTCCTCGAGTCGTTCGCACCGCTCTCGGGGACCGCCTGGGACGCTGCCGACCGGGAGCTCTCGGAGACCGTCGAGAGCCCCTACGGCGCGGCGACGATTCGGATCGACGGCGACGGCGTCCCGCACGTCGGGGCCGACGACGAGGCGGCAGCCTACTTCGCCGTCGGCTACGTGCAGGCGTTCGATCGGCTGTTCCAGCTCGACCTCCAGCGACGCGTCATGCGCGGGGAGCTATCAGCGGTCGTCGGCTCCGCGACCCTGCAAAGCGACGAGTTCCACGTCGCGATGGACTTTGCGAGCGCGGCCGAAGCGACGTGGGACGTCGCAAGCGAGACGTCGGTCGGTCCGCTCGTCGAGGCCTACGCCGACGGCGTCGACGCGGCGATCGAGCGGGAGCAACTGCCACTCGAGTTCGAACTGCTCGGGTACGAGCCCGAGCCGTGGACGCCGGTCGACACGATGCTGATGGAAAAGCAGATCTCGTGGACCCTGACGGGGAACTTCGGCGAACTGCGACGGGCGCTCGTGGCCGACCGACTCGGCGACGACACCGTCGGAGAGCTGTATCCCGACCGGATGGACCACGACGTGCCGATCCTCAGAGACGCTGGTGCGGGCGACGGCCCGCCCGACCGCGACGGATCGAGGCGAACTGCCGTCGATCCCGCGTTGACCGGGTGGCTCTCGCAGTTCGAGTCCCCGCCCGGGATCGGCTCGAACAGCTGGGTCGTCGCCGGCGAGTACACCTCGAGCGGGACGCCGATCGTCGCGAACGATCCCCACCTCTCGCTGTCGACGCCGCCGGTGTGGTACGAACAGCACGTCGAGACCGCCGAGACGGCGGTCCGCGGCGTCACGTTCCCCGGCGTGCCGTTCGTGATCATCGGTGCGAACGAACGGGGCGCGTGGGGCTTTACCAACGTGGGCGCGGACGTCCTCGACTGCTACACCTACGAGATCGACGCCGACGGCGAGCGCTACCGGTACCGCGGCGAGTGGCGCGAGTTCGAGACCGAGACGTGCGAAATCGTCGTCGCGGGCGGCGAGAACCGGACGACGACGGTCAGAAAGTCCGTCCACGGGCCGGTGATCGAACGCGAGGGGCAGACGATAGGCGTCGCCTGGACCGGGCTGACGGCGACGCGGACCACCGAAGCGATTCACGAGTATGGCCGCAGCGACGGCCTCGAGGACGTCCTCGAGGCGACCCGGCAGTTCGACCTGCCGACCCAGAACCTCGTCTACGCGGACGCCGACGGCCGGACGCTGTACTACGCGACCGGCAAGCTTCCGATCAGGACGGTCGACGGCGATCCCGTCTCGGGCGACCGGCTCTTCGACGGCTCCGCGGGTGAGGGCGAGTGGGACGGCTTCACCCCCTACGGCGAGTCGTCGTGGGAGGGATTCGTCCCCTTCGAGGAGAAGCCACACGCGATCGACCCCGACTACGTCGCGACGGCGAACCAGCGCGTGGTGGACGATCCCGACCACTACGTCGGCGTCGACTACGCGCCGCCGTACCGCGGCACTCGCATCTACGACGTCCTCGACGAGCGCGCTCGGTCGGGCGAGCCTATGGACCCCGATTTTCACCGCGACCTCCAGCGAGACGTCCGGGACGAACGCGCAGTTCGACTGGTTCCGGAACTGCTCGAGGCCGTCGCGGCCGACCCGGAGACGAGCGAGGACCTCGCGGACGCGGTCGACGCGCTCGAGGCGTGGGACTACCGGATGGACCGCGCGTCGAGGGGAGCGCTCGTCTTCGCCCGGTGGATGGCGCACTTTCGACGGGCGATCCTCGAGCCGACGTTCGAGGAGGCGGACCTCGACGAATCGTACTACCCGAACGACTGGGTGCTGGCGACGCTGCCCGCGGACAGCCGATTTTTCGCCGACTGCTCGCGCGAGGAGACGATGGTCGCCGCCTTGCGGGAGGCGACGGCCGAAATCGACGACGAGGACTGGGAACGGTACGGCGACTGGAACACGACGGGCGCGATCGCACACCCATTGGGCGGCGAAGCGCCGTTTCTGGACTACGACGAGGTGCCAGCGGACGGCTCGAGTGCCACCGTCGACAACTATCGCGTCGCCGACGCCGTCGGCAGTAGCTGGCGGATGGTCGTCCAGCCGGGCGAGGACGCGTCGGCGATCCTCCCCGGCGGTAACTCGGGCGACTACTTCTCTCCGCACTACGACGACCAGTTTCGTCGCTGGGTCGACGGCGAGTACAGGTCGATGGATCGGACGCTCGAGGGCGACGTCGCCGTTCGGTTCGCGGAGGGATCCCGGTGA
- the srp19 gene encoding signal recognition particle subunit SRP19, whose translation MVENVIWPAYLDATLSRAEGRRVPQDLAVEEPTVDEIAKAVQQIGYDATIEREKSYSREPWRERGRVVVRGAEDSTKNDLVQAVAAYVVAMRE comes from the coding sequence ATGGTCGAGAACGTCATCTGGCCCGCCTATCTCGATGCGACCCTCTCGCGGGCCGAGGGGCGGCGCGTGCCACAGGACCTGGCAGTCGAGGAGCCGACGGTCGACGAGATCGCGAAAGCCGTCCAGCAGATCGGCTACGACGCCACGATCGAGCGGGAGAAGTCCTACTCGCGCGAACCGTGGCGCGAACGCGGCCGGGTCGTCGTCCGCGGGGCGGAGGACTCGACGAAAAACGACCTCGTCCAGGCCGTCGCGGCGTACGTCGTCGCGATGCGAGAGTGA
- the tenA gene encoding thiaminase II — protein sequence MAFSDRLLETGADLWDAQKRHPFVRELADGTLAEEAFLHWVRQDYRYLLDYARTFAMAGTKARDEETMTHLMDVAHTILDYEMDLHREFAADYGIDRSDLESTEKAPTCVAYTNFLVRTASEGSLAEIAAAIYPCGQGYLDVAEHMADRATGEHRYTPFIEKYTSDEFREAVDWMRTFVDRCGERYPGEHEAMEEAFLTSARLEYRFWEMAYTREGWDVGSTEY from the coding sequence ATGGCGTTCAGCGATCGACTCCTCGAGACGGGAGCGGACCTCTGGGACGCACAGAAGCGACATCCGTTCGTGCGAGAACTCGCGGACGGCACCCTGGCTGAGGAGGCGTTTCTCCACTGGGTGCGACAGGACTACCGGTACCTGCTCGACTACGCCCGCACCTTCGCGATGGCCGGGACGAAAGCGCGAGACGAGGAGACGATGACGCATCTGATGGACGTCGCACACACGATCCTCGACTACGAGATGGACCTCCACCGGGAGTTCGCCGCCGACTACGGCATCGACCGCAGCGACCTCGAGTCGACGGAGAAAGCTCCGACCTGCGTCGCGTACACGAACTTCCTGGTGCGGACCGCCTCCGAGGGATCGCTCGCCGAGATCGCCGCGGCGATCTACCCGTGTGGACAGGGGTACCTCGACGTCGCCGAGCACATGGCCGACCGCGCGACCGGGGAACACCGGTACACGCCGTTCATCGAGAAGTACACGAGCGACGAGTTCCGCGAGGCCGTCGACTGGATGCGCACGTTCGTCGATCGATGCGGGGAGCGCTACCCCGGCGAGCACGAGGCGATGGAGGAGGCGTTTCTCACGAGTGCCCGCCTCGAGTACCGATTCTGGGAGATGGCCTACACGCGGGAGGGGTGGGACGTCGGCTCGACGGAGTACTAA
- a CDS encoding H/ACA ribonucleoprotein complex subunit GAR1 — MYRVGQVVRTAQGLAVVRSDDDDHADVGTIVLDDSLEEVGRVVDVFGPVDRPYLAVTPDDDVHLPGLVSSTLYAR; from the coding sequence ATGTACCGGGTCGGCCAGGTCGTCCGGACCGCGCAGGGACTCGCCGTCGTCCGGTCGGACGACGACGACCACGCCGACGTCGGGACGATCGTTCTCGACGACTCGCTCGAGGAGGTCGGCCGCGTCGTCGACGTCTTCGGACCGGTCGACAGGCCGTACCTCGCGGTCACGCCCGACGACGACGTACATCTTCCAGGGCTGGTTAGCTCGACGCTCTACGCGAGATAA
- a CDS encoding SRPBCC family protein, giving the protein MTRIQTAPASHGSQLEVSHVVDAPPDDAWELLVDTHEWPVWGPSITGVASTDRRIRPGTTGRVRTVGGLWLPFEISSCSDDRRRWTWRVARIPATGHRVDALSDTRCRIVFELPTVAAGYALVCTRALERLENLLESAGSIESPA; this is encoded by the coding sequence ATGACGCGCATCCAGACTGCACCCGCGTCTCACGGGTCGCAACTCGAGGTCTCACACGTCGTCGACGCGCCGCCGGACGACGCCTGGGAACTGCTCGTCGACACCCACGAGTGGCCGGTGTGGGGCCCGTCGATCACGGGTGTCGCGTCCACCGACCGACGAATTCGTCCCGGCACGACCGGACGCGTTCGAACCGTCGGCGGGCTGTGGCTTCCGTTCGAAATCTCGAGTTGTTCGGACGATCGGAGACGCTGGACGTGGCGCGTCGCCAGAATCCCCGCGACCGGCCACCGGGTCGACGCGCTGAGCGACACGCGCTGTCGCATCGTCTTCGAACTCCCGACGGTCGCCGCGGGCTACGCGCTCGTCTGTACTCGCGCACTCGAGCGACTCGAGAACCTCCTCGAGTCGGCCGGCTCGATCGAATCACCCGCCTAG
- a CDS encoding four-helix bundle copper-binding protein, which yields MALMEIPHVDERDEIERCIDDCFEAAQACEWCADECAGEGEEMARCIRLCRDVADLATMHARFMARNSNYSTQLAEACAGACEECAEECARHDHEHCQVCADVVRDCAESCRNMASA from the coding sequence ATGGCTCTGATGGAGATCCCCCACGTAGACGAACGCGACGAGATCGAACGCTGTATCGACGACTGCTTCGAGGCGGCCCAGGCCTGCGAGTGGTGTGCCGACGAGTGTGCTGGCGAGGGCGAGGAGATGGCTCGATGCATCCGGCTCTGTCGAGACGTCGCCGACCTCGCGACGATGCACGCACGTTTCATGGCCCGCAACTCCAACTACAGCACCCAGCTCGCGGAGGCCTGTGCCGGCGCTTGCGAGGAGTGTGCCGAGGAGTGTGCACGTCACGACCACGAGCACTGTCAGGTCTGTGCCGACGTGGTGCGAGACTGCGCCGAGTCCTGTCGGAACATGGCGTCGGCCTGA
- a CDS encoding winged helix-turn-helix transcriptional regulator, which yields MSLEPSESRPDETPIDACPVVESIEQIGSQWRLIVLHELGDGERRFNELKRSTGANARTLSRVLDDLGETGFVDRRLEEDAPVATYYSLTEKGESLAPVFDEIACWADEWLETDEFAGDD from the coding sequence ATGTCACTGGAACCATCCGAAAGCCGCCCCGACGAGACCCCCATCGACGCCTGCCCGGTCGTCGAATCGATCGAACAGATCGGCTCGCAGTGGCGACTGATCGTCCTCCACGAACTCGGCGACGGCGAACGCCGATTCAACGAACTCAAGCGATCGACCGGCGCGAACGCCCGGACCCTCTCGCGAGTCCTCGACGACCTCGGCGAGACGGGCTTCGTCGACCGCCGACTCGAGGAAGACGCCCCCGTCGCGACCTACTACAGCCTCACCGAGAAAGGCGAGTCGCTCGCCCCGGTCTTCGACGAGATTGCCTGCTGGGCCGACGAGTGGCTCGAGACGGACGAGTTCGCCGGAGACGACTAG
- a CDS encoding presenilin family intramembrane aspartyl protease PSH — MNDRTRIVVAVCVTVLLFLAVQLGALALVEPFHEAEYQAVEDPEDPTNSLVYFGIILVATAFMLAAFKFGGQILIRGLIIGVSVMLAWFVFGEVVPPTVTYGGLNVVAALAALSVGVGLLVYPEWYVIDLAGVLMGAGAAGLFGISFGLLPALVLLSVLAVYDAISVYKTKHMLSLAQGVMDLKIPVVFVVPTTLSYSYLSTESTDGVIEDGSGERRDDAESDPATDGEGDGTYGDANEARDESTGDEDEGDLERDALFIGLGDAVIPTIMVASAAYFVDAPTIGVPGIALNVPALGAIVGTIAGLLVLMYMVLQGRAHAGLPLLNGGAIGGYLVGALASGLSIATALGLS; from the coding sequence ATGAACGATCGGACCCGGATCGTCGTCGCCGTCTGCGTGACGGTCCTCCTGTTTCTCGCCGTCCAGCTCGGCGCGCTCGCGCTGGTCGAGCCGTTCCACGAGGCGGAGTACCAGGCCGTCGAGGATCCCGAGGATCCGACGAACAGTCTGGTCTACTTCGGGATCATCCTCGTCGCGACGGCGTTCATGCTCGCCGCCTTCAAGTTCGGCGGCCAGATCCTCATCCGCGGGCTGATCATCGGGGTCAGCGTGATGCTCGCGTGGTTCGTCTTCGGCGAGGTCGTCCCACCGACGGTCACGTACGGTGGCCTGAACGTCGTCGCGGCTCTCGCCGCGCTGTCCGTCGGCGTCGGCCTCCTCGTCTACCCGGAGTGGTACGTCATCGACCTCGCAGGGGTGTTGATGGGTGCCGGTGCGGCCGGTCTCTTCGGGATCAGCTTCGGCCTGCTGCCGGCGCTCGTCTTGCTCTCCGTCCTCGCCGTCTACGACGCCATCAGCGTCTACAAGACGAAACACATGCTGAGTCTCGCCCAGGGTGTGATGGACCTCAAGATCCCGGTCGTCTTCGTCGTCCCGACGACGCTCTCGTACTCGTACCTCTCGACCGAGAGCACCGACGGCGTCATCGAAGACGGGTCGGGTGAGCGACGAGACGACGCCGAATCGGATCCGGCGACCGACGGGGAGGGCGACGGAACGTACGGAGACGCCAACGAAGCGCGCGACGAATCGACCGGTGACGAAGACGAGGGCGACCTCGAGCGCGACGCGCTGTTCATCGGCCTCGGCGACGCCGTGATCCCGACGATCATGGTCGCGAGCGCGGCGTACTTCGTCGACGCGCCGACGATCGGCGTGCCGGGAATCGCGCTCAACGTACCGGCGCTGGGAGCGATCGTCGGCACGATCGCCGGCCTGCTCGTACTGATGTACATGGTCCTGCAGGGGCGTGCCCACGCCGGCCTCCCGCTGCTCAACGGTGGTGCGATCGGCGGCTACCTGGTCGGCGCGCTCGCGAGCGGGCTGTCGATCGCGACCGCGCTCGGACTCTCGTAA
- a CDS encoding ATP-binding cassette domain-containing protein → MIDVDSLSVTYGDVPVLEDATFTVESGEFVGLVGPNGAGKTTLLRAISGVRSPDRGTVQIDGVPIHDLSSRESSRLVSVVPQDTHLSFSFDVRDVVEMGRTPHRSRFAPPTPDDRALVDDALERTRTAQFADRPIDEISGGERQRVLLARAIAQDTPVVLLDEPTASLDVNHQIETLELVCDLVADGKTAVAAIHDLDLAARFCDRLIVLADGTVLERGTADEVLTADAIARAFDATAAVTTNPVTGTQTVTALSSDHDPGDGDGDDLETPDRVHVLGTGPTAAGVVARLAAAGVDVSVGPVSSGDAAATTARRLAADVLTVEPFASLSQETLATLEDHLSDAEATVLADLEVGTGNQLVLESLADASGLVVVETRPFDERNYAGSRAKQLYDDLRRRGREATPEEILEAVARIDPTGDERPRQPLESDDD, encoded by the coding sequence GTGATCGACGTCGACTCGCTCTCCGTGACGTACGGCGACGTGCCCGTCCTGGAGGACGCGACGTTTACCGTCGAATCCGGCGAGTTCGTCGGCCTCGTCGGCCCGAACGGGGCCGGAAAGACTACGCTCTTGCGTGCGATCAGTGGCGTCCGCTCCCCGGATCGAGGAACCGTCCAGATCGACGGGGTCCCCATCCACGACCTCTCCTCGCGGGAGTCGAGCCGACTCGTCTCGGTCGTCCCGCAGGACACCCACCTCTCGTTTTCCTTCGACGTCCGGGACGTCGTCGAGATGGGACGAACGCCACACCGCTCGCGGTTCGCGCCGCCAACGCCGGACGATCGCGCCCTCGTCGACGACGCACTCGAGCGGACCCGCACCGCCCAGTTCGCCGACCGGCCGATCGACGAGATCAGCGGCGGCGAGCGCCAGCGCGTCCTGCTCGCGCGGGCGATCGCCCAGGACACGCCCGTCGTCTTGCTCGACGAACCGACGGCGAGTCTCGACGTCAACCACCAGATCGAGACGCTCGAGCTCGTCTGCGACCTCGTCGCCGACGGCAAAACGGCGGTGGCGGCGATCCACGACCTCGACCTCGCCGCACGGTTTTGCGACCGGCTGATCGTCCTCGCGGACGGCACCGTCCTCGAGCGCGGCACGGCCGACGAGGTGCTGACCGCCGACGCCATCGCGCGGGCGTTCGACGCGACCGCAGCCGTGACGACGAACCCGGTGACGGGAACGCAGACCGTCACCGCACTCTCGAGCGACCACGACCCCGGCGACGGCGACGGCGACGACCTCGAGACGCCCGACCGCGTCCACGTCCTCGGCACGGGACCGACAGCGGCCGGCGTCGTCGCCCGACTGGCGGCCGCCGGCGTCGACGTCTCCGTCGGCCCCGTCTCGAGCGGTGACGCCGCGGCGACGACGGCACGGCGACTCGCGGCCGACGTGCTCACCGTCGAACCGTTCGCGTCGCTGTCCCAGGAGACGCTCGCCACCCTCGAGGACCACCTCTCGGACGCCGAGGCGACGGTGCTCGCGGACCTCGAGGTCGGGACGGGGAACCAGCTCGTCCTCGAGTCGCTCGCCGACGCGTCGGGACTGGTCGTCGTCGAAACGCGCCCGTTCGACGAGCGGAATTACGCGGGGTCGCGCGCAAAACAGCTGTACGACGACCTCCGGCGGCGGGGGCGCGAAGCGACGCCGGAGGAGATACTCGAGGCAGTCGCCCGGATAGACCCGACAGGGGACGAGCGACCTCGCCAGCCCCTCGAGTCGGACGACGACTGA
- a CDS encoding type IV toxin-antitoxin system AbiEi family antitoxin domain-containing protein, with product MSGLTLFAEYNLAVGALAAGCLVYLLFRAEPRIRENRRFGSIVAGLSLFVIGGPVVDVVSPRAVHWIHGLAAAFVVLGLYSPVRNDVHERHSTTLLLTDPTAVRRPAEWMVPMDDDVLELLDDSGLVVTPAVVALNIDRSREEVNRRLGRLEEHGLVERVARGKYRITDRGDRYLGGTLRFDDP from the coding sequence ATGAGCGGCCTCACGCTGTTTGCCGAATACAATCTCGCGGTCGGCGCACTCGCGGCCGGCTGTCTCGTCTACCTGCTCTTTCGGGCCGAACCGCGAATACGGGAGAACCGACGCTTCGGTTCGATCGTCGCCGGACTGTCCCTCTTCGTGATCGGTGGCCCCGTCGTCGACGTCGTCTCCCCTCGAGCCGTCCACTGGATCCACGGCCTGGCTGCAGCCTTCGTGGTACTCGGGCTGTACAGCCCGGTTCGAAACGACGTGCACGAACGGCACTCGACGACGCTTCTCCTCACCGACCCGACCGCCGTTCGCCGTCCCGCCGAGTGGATGGTGCCGATGGACGACGACGTCCTCGAACTGCTCGACGACTCCGGGCTGGTCGTCACCCCGGCCGTCGTCGCGCTCAACATCGACCGGAGCCGGGAGGAGGTGAATCGACGGCTCGGACGACTCGAGGAACACGGCCTCGTCGAGCGCGTCGCCCGCGGCAAGTACCGGATCACCGACCGCGGCGACCGATACCTCGGCGGCACGCTCCGGTTCGACGATCCGTGA
- a CDS encoding CBS domain-containing protein, translating to MELPTPEDLRQRRTDLGLTQSELADRADVSQPLIARIEGGDVDPRLSTLRRIVNALEAAESDVIRAEDLMHEEVVSVAPEDPVSEAAKRMKTEAYSQLAVIQDGIPVGSISQSDLVHLDAEARDEPIEKHMSESFPTVSKDATLDEISNLLDHYKAVMITEAGETVGIITEADLAARLS from the coding sequence ATGGAGCTTCCGACGCCCGAAGACCTCAGACAGCGCCGGACCGACCTCGGACTGACCCAGAGCGAACTCGCCGACCGCGCCGACGTCTCCCAGCCGCTCATCGCCCGCATCGAGGGCGGCGACGTCGACCCGCGGCTATCGACACTCCGACGGATCGTCAACGCACTCGAGGCGGCCGAGAGCGACGTCATCCGCGCCGAAGACCTGATGCACGAGGAGGTCGTCAGCGTCGCGCCCGAGGATCCGGTCAGCGAGGCGGCGAAACGCATGAAGACCGAGGCGTACTCCCAGCTCGCGGTCATCCAGGACGGCATCCCGGTTGGTTCGATCAGCCAGAGCGACCTCGTCCACCTCGACGCCGAGGCCCGCGACGAACCGATCGAGAAACACATGAGCGAGAGCTTTCCGACGGTCTCGAAAGACGCCACCCTTGACGAGATCAGCAACCTGCTCGATCACTACAAGGCCGTTATGATCACCGAGGCGGGCGAGACGGTCGGCATCATCACCGAAGCCGACCTCGCGGCGCGGCTGTCCTGA
- the btuC gene encoding vitamin B12 ABC transporter permease BtuC, whose translation MERPARIVAWSGALIALLVGVVVGSAAIGSVRIDPVTVAMAALNAVVVPAGVSVGPTTIPVFGWNVSVPTLEYASVFAFDVPKTHQIIVGDVRLPRIALAATVGFALAAAGTVMQGFFRNPLADPSIIGVSTGAAAGAVAAIAFPAIAPFESLHLSAFAGAVATAFLVYAIATEGGRTPVATLLLAGVAIQAFLGAMISYMLVHSGDSLRQAVVWMMGHLNNSTWSDVGFALPVTILGVAVLGAFTREMNVLLLGEEDAYHLGVDVERTKLLLLVIASLVTAAGVAVAGVIGFVGLVVPHVMRLIVGPDHRILLPTSALAGASFLVATDTLARAGPAEVPVGIVTAAFGAPFFLYLLKQREVHAL comes from the coding sequence ATGGAGCGACCAGCTCGGATCGTCGCGTGGTCGGGGGCACTAATCGCCCTCCTCGTCGGCGTCGTCGTCGGCAGCGCAGCGATCGGTTCGGTGCGGATCGATCCGGTCACCGTCGCGATGGCGGCACTCAACGCCGTCGTCGTTCCGGCGGGCGTCTCGGTCGGTCCGACGACGATTCCCGTCTTTGGGTGGAACGTGTCGGTCCCGACGCTCGAGTACGCGTCGGTGTTCGCCTTCGACGTCCCCAAGACACACCAGATCATCGTCGGTGACGTCCGGCTGCCCCGGATCGCCCTCGCGGCGACGGTCGGGTTCGCGCTCGCCGCCGCCGGGACCGTGATGCAGGGCTTTTTCCGCAATCCGCTCGCCGACCCGTCGATCATCGGCGTCTCGACTGGGGCGGCAGCCGGAGCGGTCGCTGCGATCGCGTTTCCGGCGATCGCCCCCTTCGAGAGTCTTCACCTGTCGGCGTTCGCGGGGGCGGTCGCGACCGCGTTTCTGGTCTACGCCATCGCCACTGAAGGCGGTCGAACGCCGGTCGCGACCCTCTTGCTGGCCGGCGTCGCGATCCAGGCGTTTCTCGGCGCGATGATCTCCTACATGCTCGTCCACAGCGGCGATAGCCTCCGGCAGGCGGTCGTCTGGATGATGGGGCATCTCAACAACAGCACGTGGAGCGACGTCGGCTTCGCTCTCCCCGTGACGATCCTCGGCGTCGCCGTCCTCGGCGCGTTCACCCGCGAGATGAACGTCCTCCTGCTCGGTGAGGAGGACGCCTACCACCTCGGCGTCGACGTCGAACGGACGAAACTACTCTTGCTCGTGATCGCGAGTCTCGTCACCGCCGCCGGCGTCGCCGTCGCGGGCGTCATCGGCTTCGTCGGCCTCGTCGTCCCTCACGTGATGCGCCTGATCGTCGGCCCAGATCACCGTATCTTGCTGCCTACGAGCGCCCTCGCGGGGGCGTCGTTTCTCGTCGCGACCGACACCCTCGCCCGGGCGGGTCCCGCCGAGGTTCCCGTCGGCATCGTCACCGCCGCGTTCGGCGCGCCCTTCTTCCTGTACTTGCTCAAACAGCGGGAGGTGCACGCGCTGTGA